One genomic region from Terriglobus aquaticus encodes:
- the cmk gene encoding (d)CMP kinase, with protein sequence MPFSAAPAPSPSSRIIAIDGPAGAGKSTVAAHLARHFGLLNLETGAMYRALALKATERGIPLDDPAALTALTAETTIALTPGDGANRVLLDGRDVTALLRTPEITAAASRVSVHPGVRHWMVAAQRSMGQTAPTGVVMEGRDVGTVVFPDATLKLFLDASVEARGDRRFLQTGVTPAAQAEDRDSITRDIAARDERDRTREVSPLRPADDAVRIDTTAMTLDEVLDRATALVEAALQNTSNPVR encoded by the coding sequence ATGCCTTTCTCCGCTGCTCCGGCGCCGTCGCCATCCTCGCGCATCATCGCCATCGACGGTCCGGCAGGCGCAGGCAAGAGCACCGTGGCCGCGCACCTGGCTCGTCACTTCGGCCTGCTCAACCTGGAAACCGGCGCCATGTATCGCGCGCTGGCGCTGAAGGCTACCGAGCGCGGCATCCCGCTGGACGACCCCGCAGCCCTGACTGCGCTGACCGCGGAGACCACCATCGCGCTCACGCCTGGCGACGGTGCAAACCGAGTCTTGCTGGACGGCCGTGACGTGACCGCCCTGCTGCGCACGCCAGAGATTACGGCCGCAGCCTCGCGCGTGAGCGTTCACCCCGGCGTTCGGCATTGGATGGTCGCCGCCCAGCGCAGCATGGGCCAAACTGCCCCGACCGGTGTGGTCATGGAAGGTCGCGATGTCGGTACCGTCGTCTTTCCCGACGCGACCCTGAAGCTCTTCCTGGACGCTTCCGTCGAGGCGCGCGGCGACCGTCGCTTCCTCCAGACGGGTGTCACCCCGGCGGCCCAAGCCGAGGATCGCGACTCCATCACGCGCGACATCGCCGCTCGTGACGAGCGCGACCGCACCCGCGAGGTCAGCCCCTTGCGACCCGCGGACGATGCCGTTCGCATCGACACCACCGCCATGACGCTGGACGAGGTGCTGGACCGGGCCACCGCTCTGGTCGAGGCAGCATTGCAAAACACCTCCAACCCGGTCCGCTAG
- a CDS encoding cold-shock protein, which yields MERGTVKWFNDAKGFGFVSRENGEDVFVHYSAINANGFKTLQEGQTVQFNVIKGPKGWQASDVQPL from the coding sequence ATGGAGCGTGGCACGGTGAAGTGGTTCAACGACGCAAAGGGATTCGGGTTTGTCAGCCGGGAGAACGGCGAAGACGTCTTCGTTCACTATTCCGCGATCAATGCCAACGGCTTCAAGACGCTGCAGGAAGGCCAGACCGTTCAGTTCAACGTGATCAAGGGGCCAAAAGGCTGGCAGGCTTCGGACGTTCAGCCGCTGTAG
- a CDS encoding TonB-dependent receptor — protein MQRTPLLALTMLCAPALPHPPVLLAQAACTGSALSGTVRDTTAALLPNATLSIDSGTPVQSGPDGRFVLPCLSTGAHTLQVGAEGFAPVTLKIKVPARGPLDLTLTPATETTVDVDADTSDAASSPNSAGPSHQIQGKQLEQLADDPDDLLREVQQMASGMGGNPANATIAVDGFQDSTHMPPKASIAYIKVNPDLFSAEYREPPFGNGGRVEIYTKPGQKTYHGALFTTNGSPWENARDPFSNSKAAIGKQRYGFELGGPLRKDSMDFFTSLEYRRIDNFAVVNAVALGSNGAPVNVVANVATPQRLWQPTAKVTWQLSPRNTFIIGYTGSVSNLDNVGVGGTTLQESGYSSQQYDHTLRFSNVTTVNANLMHEARVSLRWDGENDTPASTAAQVQVAGAFTGGGASIGAQRIHELRTEINDDAILSTAHHTFKAGLQLFLNDEHRRLTTDFNGAYVFGGGTAPVLNSSNQAVAGQTTTISGLEQYRRALAGLPGGTPTAFTGVSGNPEVDFHQTQAALYVQDDWKLSHGVMVSAGLRYFIQDKPLLTDVLTPRLGILWAPGKEPKWTVHAHAGMFGGQFNRSEWAEIQRQDGVQRVTRTVYNPVYGSPYSGNATTIFSARTLAPHLSDTLYGIYNIGGTRDLPHGFSLMTDLGYGRFWNYSRSNNINAPLNGSPTGPRPLAPNLNLLQVQASGQGRLDFIFGGIENHKLKRVQFFAGAVHLDQIDDTNDDTFFTPQNPRSDAGEFARRSDNAPWQAFGNASVTLPWKLQFSMDGYANGGRRYNITTGFDNNGDGNFNDRPQYAAAGTPGAVQTRYGLLVATGGTAVFSRNRGVLPWAFYMDGNLSRTFPLTRNTKADHPQAIAVNLRSSNFLNHTNVTSVGGIFNSPLFGVPFAADNGRRVEAGLRYSF, from the coding sequence ATGCAGCGAACCCCTCTGCTTGCGTTGACGATGCTGTGCGCTCCAGCGCTTCCCCACCCGCCCGTGCTGCTGGCGCAGGCTGCGTGCACCGGTTCGGCGCTGAGCGGTACGGTTCGCGATACAACCGCTGCCCTGCTGCCAAATGCCACCCTCTCCATCGACAGCGGCACGCCCGTACAGAGCGGGCCGGATGGGCGCTTCGTGTTGCCGTGCCTCTCTACCGGTGCACACACGCTGCAAGTGGGAGCGGAAGGCTTCGCGCCGGTGACGTTGAAGATCAAGGTGCCTGCCAGAGGTCCGCTGGACCTGACGCTGACTCCGGCCACGGAGACGACGGTGGACGTGGATGCCGACACATCCGACGCGGCATCGTCTCCCAACTCCGCCGGGCCGAGCCACCAGATCCAAGGCAAGCAGTTGGAGCAACTTGCCGACGACCCGGACGACCTCCTGCGCGAGGTGCAGCAGATGGCGTCGGGCATGGGCGGCAATCCCGCCAACGCGACGATCGCCGTGGACGGATTCCAGGACTCGACGCACATGCCGCCCAAGGCGTCGATCGCGTACATCAAGGTGAACCCTGACCTGTTCTCCGCCGAGTACCGGGAGCCGCCCTTTGGCAACGGCGGACGCGTGGAGATCTATACCAAGCCGGGGCAGAAGACTTACCACGGTGCGCTGTTCACAACCAACGGCAGCCCTTGGGAGAACGCACGCGATCCCTTCTCAAACTCGAAGGCGGCGATCGGCAAGCAGCGTTATGGCTTTGAACTGGGCGGCCCGCTGCGCAAAGACTCGATGGACTTCTTTACGTCGCTCGAGTACCGGCGCATCGACAACTTCGCCGTTGTGAACGCGGTCGCTCTTGGCTCCAACGGCGCCCCGGTGAACGTGGTGGCGAACGTGGCCACGCCGCAGCGCCTGTGGCAGCCGACGGCAAAGGTGACCTGGCAGCTTTCGCCACGCAATACGTTCATCATCGGGTACACGGGCTCCGTCTCGAACCTGGACAACGTGGGCGTGGGCGGGACCACGCTGCAGGAATCCGGCTACAGCAGCCAGCAGTACGACCACACACTTCGCTTTTCCAATGTGACCACCGTGAACGCCAACCTGATGCACGAGGCTCGCGTAAGCCTGCGCTGGGATGGCGAGAACGACACGCCTGCGTCCACGGCGGCACAGGTGCAGGTAGCGGGCGCGTTCACCGGCGGCGGGGCAAGCATCGGGGCGCAACGCATTCATGAACTGCGCACGGAGATCAACGACGACGCGATTCTTTCCACGGCACATCACACCTTCAAGGCCGGCCTGCAACTGTTTCTGAACGACGAACACCGCCGCCTGACAACGGATTTCAACGGCGCCTATGTGTTCGGCGGGGGCACGGCGCCGGTGCTGAACAGCAGCAACCAGGCCGTGGCCGGGCAGACTACCACCATCAGCGGCCTGGAGCAGTACCGGCGCGCGCTGGCCGGGCTCCCGGGCGGAACACCCACGGCCTTTACCGGGGTCTCCGGGAATCCGGAGGTCGACTTTCACCAAACGCAGGCGGCGCTGTATGTGCAGGACGATTGGAAGCTGTCGCACGGCGTGATGGTGTCGGCCGGGCTGCGGTACTTCATTCAAGACAAGCCCCTGCTAACGGACGTGCTGACGCCGCGGCTAGGCATTCTGTGGGCGCCGGGCAAGGAGCCCAAGTGGACGGTGCACGCGCACGCGGGTATGTTTGGCGGCCAGTTCAATCGCAGCGAATGGGCGGAGATCCAGCGGCAGGACGGCGTGCAACGAGTTACGCGCACGGTCTACAACCCGGTGTACGGCTCGCCCTATTCCGGCAACGCGACGACCATCTTTTCCGCGCGCACCCTGGCACCCCACCTGTCGGACACGCTGTACGGCATTTACAACATCGGCGGCACTCGCGACCTGCCGCATGGCTTCAGCCTGATGACCGACCTGGGCTATGGCCGGTTCTGGAACTACAGCCGCAGCAACAACATCAACGCCCCGCTGAACGGCAGCCCAACGGGACCGAGGCCGTTGGCGCCCAACCTGAATCTGTTGCAGGTGCAGGCGAGCGGTCAGGGCCGGCTTGACTTCATCTTTGGTGGCATTGAGAACCACAAGCTGAAGCGGGTTCAGTTCTTTGCGGGCGCGGTGCACCTGGACCAGATCGACGACACCAACGACGACACGTTCTTCACACCGCAGAATCCGCGCTCCGATGCTGGCGAGTTTGCCCGCCGATCGGACAATGCACCGTGGCAGGCCTTTGGCAATGCCAGCGTCACCCTGCCGTGGAAGCTGCAGTTCAGCATGGATGGCTATGCCAACGGAGGCCGGCGCTACAACATCACGACCGGGTTCGATAACAACGGCGACGGCAACTTCAACGACCGGCCGCAGTATGCCGCTGCCGGCACGCCGGGTGCGGTGCAGACGCGGTACGGCCTGCTGGTGGCGACGGGAGGAACAGCCGTCTTTTCGCGCAACCGCGGCGTGCTGCCCTGGGCGTTCTACATGGACGGCAACCTGTCGCGGACCTTTCCGCTGACGCGCAACACCAAAGCCGACCATCCGCAGGCGATTGCCGTAAACCTGCGGTCGTCGAACTTCCTGAACCACACCAATGTCACTTCGGTGGGCGGCATCTTCAACTCTCCGCTGTTCGGTGTTCCGTTCGCCGCCGACAACGGTCGCCGTGTGGAAGCCGGTCTGCGCTACAGCTTCTAG
- a CDS encoding ferritin-like domain-containing protein, which translates to MATTETKMLDSIIASRRAVLLGAGALAATAALGGEKKAAAAVPATLNDTQILNFALNLEYLEAQFYTLATEGVTADKSANKPISLGGSTAGAVTVKANPKVPFVNTAVQSYGLEIALEERNHVTFLQGALGTAAVAQPAINLQSSFVTLGSLAGVPNYDPFANDLYFLLGSYIFEDVGVTAYHGGALAISKTNLTAAAGIHAVEAYHAGIVRTLLTQVDQGLVTVGGGGQGVALSVANAISNVRATVDGTLGKLPTDAPGLTGQDDFGINYKITAPLNGVGGPYLTSNIDDEGKLTAANATTYTYSNYVCFGRTPQQVLDIVYASASGAKGGFFPNGLNGDIS; encoded by the coding sequence ATGGCGACCACTGAAACAAAAATGCTTGATTCCATCATTGCCAGCCGCCGGGCCGTATTGCTCGGGGCAGGCGCTTTGGCGGCGACGGCTGCGCTGGGCGGCGAGAAGAAAGCCGCAGCGGCAGTTCCGGCCACGCTGAACGACACGCAGATCCTGAACTTTGCGTTGAACCTGGAGTACCTGGAAGCACAGTTCTACACGCTGGCAACCGAGGGCGTGACGGCTGACAAGTCCGCCAACAAGCCGATCAGCCTGGGCGGTAGCACCGCCGGTGCTGTGACGGTGAAGGCGAACCCCAAGGTTCCCTTTGTCAACACAGCGGTGCAGTCCTACGGTCTCGAGATCGCGCTGGAAGAGCGCAACCACGTGACCTTCCTGCAAGGCGCGCTGGGCACCGCTGCTGTGGCGCAGCCGGCCATCAACCTGCAGTCCAGCTTCGTCACTCTGGGCAGCCTGGCGGGTGTGCCGAACTACGATCCATTCGCGAATGACCTCTACTTCCTGCTGGGTTCCTACATCTTTGAGGATGTGGGTGTGACCGCGTACCACGGCGGCGCTCTCGCAATCTCCAAGACGAACCTGACGGCTGCCGCTGGCATTCACGCGGTGGAAGCCTACCACGCAGGCATCGTTCGCACGCTGCTGACCCAGGTCGATCAGGGTCTGGTCACCGTGGGCGGTGGCGGCCAGGGTGTTGCGCTGTCGGTCGCCAACGCGATCTCGAACGTGCGCGCCACGGTCGACGGTACGCTGGGCAAGCTGCCGACCGACGCTCCAGGCCTGACCGGTCAGGATGACTTCGGCATCAACTACAAGATCACCGCGCCGCTGAACGGTGTGGGCGGTCCTTACCTGACCTCCAACATCGACGACGAAGGCAAGCTGACTGCCGCGAACGCCACCACGTACACCTACAGCAACTACGTTTGCTTCGGCCGCACGCCGCAGCAGGTGCTGGACATTGTGTACGCGAGCGCATCGGGCGCCAAGGGCGGCTTCTTCCCGAACGGCCTCAACGGCGACATCAGCTAA
- a CDS encoding ferritin-like domain-containing protein — MDQLTNQIVNRALSRRGFLAGAGVATAATLTGCGGSTTTTPTQPTTPPATALTDVDVINFALNLEYLEAEFYLRAVTGQGVPTADGGAGSNVNISFTGPVAGFSSANAFYQQIAVEFAQQELQHIRTLRAALTAAGATPISSPALDYTTGFTGLATAAGLTGFNPFASMLNYFSAALGFEDNGVEAYTGAAALLTNTQNLNVAAGIQAAEAYHSASLRTLIVATGDSTVIGNYNKLIAARGTLGGSTETQVSIGGAGKASVIVQADPNTSVGYARSVDNVLHIAYGATGAGLSKGGFFPAGLNGNIKTTAS; from the coding sequence ATGGATCAACTCACAAATCAGATTGTCAATCGAGCACTCTCCCGGCGCGGTTTCCTGGCCGGAGCCGGTGTGGCCACCGCGGCGACCCTGACCGGTTGCGGCGGCAGCACGACCACAACCCCGACCCAGCCAACCACTCCGCCAGCGACCGCACTGACCGACGTCGATGTGATCAACTTCGCTCTCAACCTGGAGTACCTGGAAGCAGAGTTCTACCTGCGCGCGGTCACAGGACAGGGTGTACCGACTGCCGACGGTGGTGCTGGCAGCAACGTCAACATCTCCTTCACGGGACCGGTTGCCGGCTTCAGCAGCGCCAATGCGTTCTACCAGCAGATTGCGGTCGAGTTCGCCCAGCAGGAGTTGCAGCACATCCGCACGCTGCGTGCGGCGCTGACAGCCGCGGGTGCAACGCCGATCTCCTCGCCGGCCTTGGATTACACGACGGGCTTCACCGGACTCGCGACGGCGGCTGGCCTGACCGGCTTCAACCCGTTCGCAAGCATGCTGAACTACTTCAGCGCGGCTCTGGGCTTTGAAGACAATGGTGTGGAAGCGTACACCGGTGCGGCTGCCCTGCTCACCAACACGCAGAACCTGAACGTGGCTGCCGGCATCCAGGCGGCAGAGGCATATCACTCCGCGTCACTGCGCACCCTGATTGTTGCCACGGGCGACTCGACTGTGATCGGCAACTACAACAAGCTGATTGCGGCACGTGGAACCTTGGGTGGCAGCACGGAAACCCAGGTCAGCATTGGTGGAGCCGGAAAAGCCTCTGTGATCGTACAGGCTGATCCGAACACGTCTGTCGGGTACGCGCGTTCTGTCGACAACGTTCTGCACATTGCGTACGGCGCAACGGGTGCGGGCCTGTCGAAGGGCGGATTCTTCCCTGCCGGCCTCAACGGCAACATCAAGACGACTGCTTCCTAA